In Phycodurus eques isolate BA_2022a chromosome 23, UOR_Pequ_1.1, whole genome shotgun sequence, a genomic segment contains:
- the ttc5 gene encoding tetratricopeptide repeat protein 5 isoform X1 gives MAEKQKSSELQFIKELVDELYNYRDCYFETHGVEEAPRKQEDVARELEKVLKKLQEKEECNRHKAEFLLQKGRCLNVAPDFSAAAEDCLSRAVKLEPGLVQGWNTLGEQYWKKGDLMAAKNCFTGALQQSKNKVSLRNMSMVLRQLPAAGGDAHGKQVLESVDMARQAVQLDVTDGTSWYILGNAYVSLFFSCGQKPQLSTQALSAYAQAERVDRAAACYPELHFNRATLFQYEEMFGSALGGYSRAAALDPGWPEPAEKEKQLMEYLNNVTELCQKKGKVKARRLRSMLSGLTASSLGPCSSPDFCSWTGRVGGLEPRPSSSLAHGLNGGAAALGKVVFSLASRGRMAFTFGMVDGEETCVAVMVYNTADSWGVLIGDTVVVPEPRVKCHSIAHKGTSFDFRSIRVDSPLCLVVNGRPQNAQSVMVTSVSYKPQSE, from the exons ATGGCGGAGAAACAAAAAAGCAGCGAACTCCAGTTTATAAAG GAGCTGGTAGACGAATTGTACAATTACAGAGATTGTTACTTTGAGACTCATGGTGTGGAGGAGGCGCCCAGGAAACAAGAGGACGTCGCACGCGAGTTGGAAAAGGTGCTGAAAAAGCTGCAGGAGAAAGAAG AATGCAACAGGCACAAAGCAGAGTTCCTGCTGCAGAAGGGCAGGTGCCTGAACGTAGCTCCAGATTTCAGCGCCGCCGCGGAGGATTGCCTTTCCCGTGCTGTGAAGCTGGAGCCTGGCCTGGTGCAGGGCTGGAACACTCTGGGAGAGCAGTATTGGAAAAAAGGTGACCTGATGGCTGCCAAGAACTGCTTCACGGGAGCCTTGCAGCAG AGCAAGAACAAAGTGTCTCTGCGAAACATGTCCATGGTCTTGAGGCAGCTCCCGGCGGCGGGCGGCGATGCGCACGGCAAGCAGGTTCTGGAGAGCGTGGACATGGCCCGGCAAGCTGTCCAACTGGACGTCACCGACGGGACATCCTGGT ATATCCTAGGCAATGCCTACGTATCCCTCTTCTTCTCTTGCGGACAAAAGCCACAATTGTCCACACAGGCTCTAAGTGCCTATGCACAAGCT GAAAGAGTGGACAGAGCCGCCGCTTGCTACCCCGAGCTGCACTTCAACCGAGCCACCCTGTTCCAGTACGAGGAAATGTTCGGGTCGGCGCTGGGGGGCTACAGCCGCGCGGCTGCCCTGGACCCCGGCTGGCCGGAGCCTGCGGAGAAGGAAAAGCAGTTGATGGAGTACCTCAATAACGTCACAGAACTCTGCCAGAAAAAG GGGAAGGTGAAGGCCCGGCGTTTGCGCAGCATGCTCTCCGGCCTGACCGCGTCGTCTTTGGGCCCGTGTTCCTCTCCCGACTTCTGCTCGTGGACGGGCCGCGTGGGAGGCCTGGAGCCGCGGCCGTCGAGCTCGCTGGCGCACGGCCTCAACGGCGGAGCGGCCGCCCTGGGGAAGGTGGTGTTCAGCCTGGCGTCCCGGGGCCGCATGGCCTT TACGTTCGGCATGGTGGACGGCGAGGAGACGTGCGTGGCGGTGATGGTGTACAACACGGCCGACAGCTGGGGCGTCCTCATCGGAGACACCGTGGTCGTTCCGGAGCCTCGGGTCAAATGTCACAGTATCGCACACAAAGGCACG TCGTTTGACTTCAGGAGCATCCGCGTGGACTCTCCTCTGTGCCTCGTCGTCAACGGAAGGCCACAGAATGCTCAGAGTGTGATGGTCACCTCTGTCAGCTACAAGCCTCAGAGTGAATGA
- the ttc5 gene encoding tetratricopeptide repeat protein 5 isoform X2, translating to MAEKQKSSELQFIKELVDELYNYRDCYFETHGVEEAPRKQEDVARELEKVLKKLQEKEECNRHKAEFLLQKGRCLNVAPDFSAAAEDCLSRAVKLEPGLVQGWNTLGEQYWKKGDLMAAKNCFTGALQQSKNKVSLRNMSMVLRQLPAAGGDAHGKQVLESVDMARQAVQLDVTDGTSWYILGNAYVSLFFSCGQKPQLSTQALSAYAQAERVDRAAACYPELHFNRATLFQYEEMFGSALGGYSRAAALDPGWPEPAEKEKQLMEYLNNVTELCQKKSVFAGEGEGPAFAQHALRPDRVVFGPVFLSRLLLVDGPRGRPGAAAVELAGARPQRRSGRPGEGGVQPGVPGPHGLYVRHGGRRGDVRGGDGVQHGRQLGRPHRRHRGRSGASGQMSQYRTQSRLTSGASAWTLLCASSSTEGHRMLRV from the exons ATGGCGGAGAAACAAAAAAGCAGCGAACTCCAGTTTATAAAG GAGCTGGTAGACGAATTGTACAATTACAGAGATTGTTACTTTGAGACTCATGGTGTGGAGGAGGCGCCCAGGAAACAAGAGGACGTCGCACGCGAGTTGGAAAAGGTGCTGAAAAAGCTGCAGGAGAAAGAAG AATGCAACAGGCACAAAGCAGAGTTCCTGCTGCAGAAGGGCAGGTGCCTGAACGTAGCTCCAGATTTCAGCGCCGCCGCGGAGGATTGCCTTTCCCGTGCTGTGAAGCTGGAGCCTGGCCTGGTGCAGGGCTGGAACACTCTGGGAGAGCAGTATTGGAAAAAAGGTGACCTGATGGCTGCCAAGAACTGCTTCACGGGAGCCTTGCAGCAG AGCAAGAACAAAGTGTCTCTGCGAAACATGTCCATGGTCTTGAGGCAGCTCCCGGCGGCGGGCGGCGATGCGCACGGCAAGCAGGTTCTGGAGAGCGTGGACATGGCCCGGCAAGCTGTCCAACTGGACGTCACCGACGGGACATCCTGGT ATATCCTAGGCAATGCCTACGTATCCCTCTTCTTCTCTTGCGGACAAAAGCCACAATTGTCCACACAGGCTCTAAGTGCCTATGCACAAGCT GAAAGAGTGGACAGAGCCGCCGCTTGCTACCCCGAGCTGCACTTCAACCGAGCCACCCTGTTCCAGTACGAGGAAATGTTCGGGTCGGCGCTGGGGGGCTACAGCCGCGCGGCTGCCCTGGACCCCGGCTGGCCGGAGCCTGCGGAGAAGGAAAAGCAGTTGATGGAGTACCTCAATAACGTCACAGAACTCTGCCAGAAAAAG AGCGTGTTCGCAGGGGAAGGTGAAGGCCCGGCGTTTGCGCAGCATGCTCTCCGGCCTGACCGCGTCGTCTTTGGGCCCGTGTTCCTCTCCCGACTTCTGCTCGTGGACGGGCCGCGTGGGAGGCCTGGAGCCGCGGCCGTCGAGCTCGCTGGCGCACGGCCTCAACGGCGGAGCGGCCGCCCTGGGGAAGGTGGTGTTCAGCCTGGCGTCCCGGGGCCGCATGGCCTT TACGTTCGGCATGGTGGACGGCGAGGAGACGTGCGTGGCGGTGATGGTGTACAACACGGCCGACAGCTGGGGCGTCCTCATCGGAGACACCGTGGTCGTTCCGGAGCCTCGGGTCAAATGTCACAGTATCGCACACAAAG TCGTTTGACTTCAGGAGCATCCGCGTGGACTCTCCTCTGTGCCTCGTCGTCAACGGAAGGCCACAGAATGCTCAGAGTGTGA
- the ttc5 gene encoding tetratricopeptide repeat protein 5 isoform X3: MAEKQKSSELQFIKELVDELYNYRDCYFETHGVEEAPRKQEDVARELEKVLKKLQEKEECNRHKAEFLLQKGRCLNVAPDFSAAAEDCLSRAVKLEPGLVQGWNTLGEQYWKKGDLMAAKNCFTGALQQSKNKVSLRNMSMVLRQLPAAGGDAHGKQVLESVDMARQAVQLDVTDGTSWYILGNAYVSLFFSCGQKPQLSTQALSAYAQAERVDRAAACYPELHFNRATLFQYEEMFGSALGGYSRAAALDPGWPEPAEKEKQLMEYLNNVTELCQKKSVFAGEGEGPAFAQHALRPDRVVFGPVFLSRLLLVDGPRGRPGAAAVELAGARPQRRSGRPGEGGVQPGVPGPHGLYVRHGGRRGDVRGGDGVQHGRQLGRPHRRHRGRSGASGQMSQYRTQRHVV, encoded by the exons ATGGCGGAGAAACAAAAAAGCAGCGAACTCCAGTTTATAAAG GAGCTGGTAGACGAATTGTACAATTACAGAGATTGTTACTTTGAGACTCATGGTGTGGAGGAGGCGCCCAGGAAACAAGAGGACGTCGCACGCGAGTTGGAAAAGGTGCTGAAAAAGCTGCAGGAGAAAGAAG AATGCAACAGGCACAAAGCAGAGTTCCTGCTGCAGAAGGGCAGGTGCCTGAACGTAGCTCCAGATTTCAGCGCCGCCGCGGAGGATTGCCTTTCCCGTGCTGTGAAGCTGGAGCCTGGCCTGGTGCAGGGCTGGAACACTCTGGGAGAGCAGTATTGGAAAAAAGGTGACCTGATGGCTGCCAAGAACTGCTTCACGGGAGCCTTGCAGCAG AGCAAGAACAAAGTGTCTCTGCGAAACATGTCCATGGTCTTGAGGCAGCTCCCGGCGGCGGGCGGCGATGCGCACGGCAAGCAGGTTCTGGAGAGCGTGGACATGGCCCGGCAAGCTGTCCAACTGGACGTCACCGACGGGACATCCTGGT ATATCCTAGGCAATGCCTACGTATCCCTCTTCTTCTCTTGCGGACAAAAGCCACAATTGTCCACACAGGCTCTAAGTGCCTATGCACAAGCT GAAAGAGTGGACAGAGCCGCCGCTTGCTACCCCGAGCTGCACTTCAACCGAGCCACCCTGTTCCAGTACGAGGAAATGTTCGGGTCGGCGCTGGGGGGCTACAGCCGCGCGGCTGCCCTGGACCCCGGCTGGCCGGAGCCTGCGGAGAAGGAAAAGCAGTTGATGGAGTACCTCAATAACGTCACAGAACTCTGCCAGAAAAAG AGCGTGTTCGCAGGGGAAGGTGAAGGCCCGGCGTTTGCGCAGCATGCTCTCCGGCCTGACCGCGTCGTCTTTGGGCCCGTGTTCCTCTCCCGACTTCTGCTCGTGGACGGGCCGCGTGGGAGGCCTGGAGCCGCGGCCGTCGAGCTCGCTGGCGCACGGCCTCAACGGCGGAGCGGCCGCCCTGGGGAAGGTGGTGTTCAGCCTGGCGTCCCGGGGCCGCATGGCCTT TACGTTCGGCATGGTGGACGGCGAGGAGACGTGCGTGGCGGTGATGGTGTACAACACGGCCGACAGCTGGGGCGTCCTCATCGGAGACACCGTGGTCGTTCCGGAGCCTCGGGTCAAATGTCACAGTATCGCACACAAAGGCACG TCGTTTGA
- the ttc5 gene encoding tetratricopeptide repeat protein 5 isoform X4 → MAEKQKSSELQFIKELVDELYNYRDCYFETHGVEEAPRKQEDVARELEKVLKKLQEKEECNRHKAEFLLQKGRCLNVAPDFSAAAEDCLSRAVKLEPGLVQGWNTLGEQYWKKGDLMAAKNCFTGALQQSKNKVSLRNMSMVLRQLPAAGGDAHGKQVLESVDMARQAVQLDVTDGTSWYILGNAYVSLFFSCGQKPQLSTQALSAYAQAERVDRAAACYPELHFNRATLFQYEEMFGSALGGYSRAAALDPGWPEPAEKEKQLMEYLNNVTELCQKKGKVKARRLRSMLSGLTASSLGPCSSPDFCSWTGRVGGLEPRPSSSLAHGLNGGAAALGKVVFSLASRGRMAFTFGMVDGEETCVAVMVYNTADSWGVLIGDTVVVPEPRVKCHSIAHKVV, encoded by the exons ATGGCGGAGAAACAAAAAAGCAGCGAACTCCAGTTTATAAAG GAGCTGGTAGACGAATTGTACAATTACAGAGATTGTTACTTTGAGACTCATGGTGTGGAGGAGGCGCCCAGGAAACAAGAGGACGTCGCACGCGAGTTGGAAAAGGTGCTGAAAAAGCTGCAGGAGAAAGAAG AATGCAACAGGCACAAAGCAGAGTTCCTGCTGCAGAAGGGCAGGTGCCTGAACGTAGCTCCAGATTTCAGCGCCGCCGCGGAGGATTGCCTTTCCCGTGCTGTGAAGCTGGAGCCTGGCCTGGTGCAGGGCTGGAACACTCTGGGAGAGCAGTATTGGAAAAAAGGTGACCTGATGGCTGCCAAGAACTGCTTCACGGGAGCCTTGCAGCAG AGCAAGAACAAAGTGTCTCTGCGAAACATGTCCATGGTCTTGAGGCAGCTCCCGGCGGCGGGCGGCGATGCGCACGGCAAGCAGGTTCTGGAGAGCGTGGACATGGCCCGGCAAGCTGTCCAACTGGACGTCACCGACGGGACATCCTGGT ATATCCTAGGCAATGCCTACGTATCCCTCTTCTTCTCTTGCGGACAAAAGCCACAATTGTCCACACAGGCTCTAAGTGCCTATGCACAAGCT GAAAGAGTGGACAGAGCCGCCGCTTGCTACCCCGAGCTGCACTTCAACCGAGCCACCCTGTTCCAGTACGAGGAAATGTTCGGGTCGGCGCTGGGGGGCTACAGCCGCGCGGCTGCCCTGGACCCCGGCTGGCCGGAGCCTGCGGAGAAGGAAAAGCAGTTGATGGAGTACCTCAATAACGTCACAGAACTCTGCCAGAAAAAG GGGAAGGTGAAGGCCCGGCGTTTGCGCAGCATGCTCTCCGGCCTGACCGCGTCGTCTTTGGGCCCGTGTTCCTCTCCCGACTTCTGCTCGTGGACGGGCCGCGTGGGAGGCCTGGAGCCGCGGCCGTCGAGCTCGCTGGCGCACGGCCTCAACGGCGGAGCGGCCGCCCTGGGGAAGGTGGTGTTCAGCCTGGCGTCCCGGGGCCGCATGGCCTT TACGTTCGGCATGGTGGACGGCGAGGAGACGTGCGTGGCGGTGATGGTGTACAACACGGCCGACAGCTGGGGCGTCCTCATCGGAGACACCGTGGTCGTTCCGGAGCCTCGGGTCAAATGTCACAGTATCGCACACAAAG TCGTTTGA